The Pseudomonas sp. SCA2728.1_7 DNA segment AGCACTGACTGGGTTGAACTCGGCAAGCTCGAAAACAGCTTGATTGGTACAAAATTGGTACAGACAGAAACAGTACCCCTCTGAAACCCTTATGGAATCAGCCCCTGTGACACTGGAACAGAACTACACCGCGATTCTCGGCCAATTGGGCGAGGACGTGTCCCGCGAGGGCCTGCTCGACACGCCAAAGCGTGCCGCCAAAGCCATGCAGTACCTCTGCCGCGGTTATGAACAGACGCTCGAAGAGGTCACCAACGGTGCCCTGTTCAGCTCCGATAACAGCGAAATGGTGCTGGTCAAGGACATCGAGTTGTACTCGTTGTGCGAACACCACCTGCTGCCGTTCATCGGCAAGGCGCACGTCGCGTACATCCCGAGCGGCAAAGTACTGGGCCTGTCGAAGGTCGCGCGTATCGTCGACATGTACGCCCGCCGTCTGCAGATTCAGGAAAACCTCAGCCGCCAGATCGCCGATGCAGTGCAACAAGTCACCGGCGCGCTGGGCGTGGCCGTGGTGATCGAGGCCAAGCACATGTGCATGATGATGCGCGGTGTCGAGAAGCAGAATTCGTCGATGATCACTTCGGTGATGCTCGGTGAGTTCCGTGAAAACGCCGCGACTCGCAGCGAGTTTCTCAGCCTGATCAAGTAATTCGCAGCACGAAAAAAACCGGCATTCATCGCCGGTTTTTTTTCGCCCGTGAAAAATCGGGTAAGCTTCGCGCCTTTCTCAATATGCACCGTGAGGCTTCAACGTGTTCGTCAAAGCGCTTCGTGTCGGCCTCGGCCAACTGGTTATCTTCATCGACTTCATCACCCGTCCGGGCAAGAAAAAACGCCCCGCCGCTGCCCAGGCTCAGGTCGATGCAGCCGCGAAGGATCTGACCCTGTATCAGTTCCACGCCTGCCCGTTCTGTGTGAAAACCCGTCGTACGCTGCGCCGCCTGAATGTGCCGGTGGCGCTGAAGGATGCGAAGAACAACGAGCAGGATCGGCAGACGCTGCTGGATCAGGGCGGCCGGATCAAGGTGCCTTGCCTGCGCATTGAAGAGAATGGCCAGACCACCTGGATGTATGAGTCCAAGGTGATTATTGATTATCTGGATAAGCGCTTCGCTGCGGTCTGATGATTATGTGGTGGGCTGATTGACGCCTTCGCGAGCAGGCTCGCTCCCACCCTTTGGAATGCATTTCCACTGTGGGAGCGAGCCTGCTCACGAAGAGGCCCTCCCAGACACAGCAAACCCAGACAAAAACAAACCGGCCCTCGAGCCGGTTTATTTGTTTTCAGGCCGCGTTATCTAGCTGCGCCTGGCGCACCACCGCCGCCAATCGCTTGAGCCCTTCATCCAGGCGCGCCGGATCGATGTGGCTGAAGTTCAAACGCAAATGCCCGTGATGCTTATCCGGATCCGGGAAAAACGGCTCCCCCGGCATAAACGCCACGTCATTGGCCAACGCCTCATTGAGCAACGTTCGCGTATCCATCGGTTGCTTCAAGGTCAGCCAGAAAAACAACCCACCCTGCGGCATGTTCCAATCCGCCAGATCAGAAAAATGCTTTTCCAGCGCCGCCTGGAAGGCATCCCGCCGCTGTCGATAGAAACCGCGCAACTCGCTCAGATGCTGCTGATACTTTTCAGTACCGATCCACTGCAACGCCTGCCATTGGCCGATGCGATTGGTGTGCAGATCCGCCGATTGCTTGAGTTTGAGCAAGTGCGGAAACAGATCGGGACTGGCGATCAGATAGCCGACACGCAAACCCGGCAGCAAGGTTTTCGACACGGTGCCGGTGTAGATCCAGCTGGATTTCTGCAGGCGCCCGGCAATCGGCTTGGCGCTGCCGCCATCGAAAGTCAGTTCGCGGTAAGGCTCATCTTCGATCAGCGTGACGCCAAATTCGTCGAGCAAAGCCGCTACCGCTGCACGCTTTTCTTCACTGTAGCGCACGGCGGACGGGTTCTGGAACGTTGGAATCAGGTAGATAAACGCCGGGTGATGTTGCTCCAAACGCTCGCGCAACTGCGCCAGATTCGGGCCGTCGGACTCCTGCGGCACGGTCAGGCAATCGGCGCCGAACAGCTGGAATATCTGTAGTGCGGCGAGATAAGTCGGTGCCTCCAGCAAAATCTCCGTGCCCTTGTCGATGTACAGCTTGGCTGCC contains these protein-coding regions:
- a CDS encoding PLP-dependent aminotransferase family protein, with the translated sequence MAFSERVSRLKSSLIREILAAAQRPEVMSFAGGLPAEAMLPKVEWADMPLALGQYGMSEGEPALREALAAEARALGLECQASQVLVVSGSQQTLDLAAKLYIDKGTEILLEAPTYLAALQIFQLFGADCLTVPQESDGPNLAQLRERLEQHHPAFIYLIPTFQNPSAVRYSEEKRAAVAALLDEFGVTLIEDEPYRELTFDGGSAKPIAGRLQKSSWIYTGTVSKTLLPGLRVGYLIASPDLFPHLLKLKQSADLHTNRIGQWQALQWIGTEKYQQHLSELRGFYRQRRDAFQAALEKHFSDLADWNMPQGGLFFWLTLKQPMDTRTLLNEALANDVAFMPGEPFFPDPDKHHGHLRLNFSHIDPARLDEGLKRLAAVVRQAQLDNAA
- a CDS encoding glutathione S-transferase N-terminal domain-containing protein; this encodes MFVKALRVGLGQLVIFIDFITRPGKKKRPAAAQAQVDAAAKDLTLYQFHACPFCVKTRRTLRRLNVPVALKDAKNNEQDRQTLLDQGGRIKVPCLRIEENGQTTWMYESKVIIDYLDKRFAAV
- the folE gene encoding GTP cyclohydrolase I FolE, translating into MTLEQNYTAILGQLGEDVSREGLLDTPKRAAKAMQYLCRGYEQTLEEVTNGALFSSDNSEMVLVKDIELYSLCEHHLLPFIGKAHVAYIPSGKVLGLSKVARIVDMYARRLQIQENLSRQIADAVQQVTGALGVAVVIEAKHMCMMMRGVEKQNSSMITSVMLGEFRENAATRSEFLSLIK